Proteins encoded together in one Halalkaliarchaeum sp. AArc-CO window:
- a CDS encoding DUF6884 domain-containing protein encodes MEIGLVSCTKSKREQATKPADLYMPSTFFSKAREYVETNHDRWYILSAKHRLLDPSGPPIDPYDDTLSGAGVARKREWAKAVYDQLEAEGSLNDGNRLVFHAGRDYYSELIPLLDETPVDVETPTDGLQFGETLAWYNGHL; translated from the coding sequence ATGGAGATCGGGCTCGTTAGCTGTACGAAGAGCAAACGCGAGCAAGCCACAAAGCCCGCTGACCTCTATATGCCGTCGACGTTCTTCAGCAAGGCGCGTGAGTACGTCGAAACGAATCACGACCGCTGGTACATCCTTTCCGCGAAACATCGCCTGCTCGATCCCTCCGGCCCGCCTATCGATCCCTATGACGACACACTGTCCGGTGCGGGGGTTGCACGGAAGCGTGAGTGGGCTAAAGCCGTCTACGATCAGCTCGAAGCGGAGGGCTCACTCAACGACGGCAATCGACTGGTGTTTCACGCAGGGCGTGACTACTACTCCGAACTCATCCCGCTCTTGGACGAAACGCCGGTCGATGTCGAAACCCCGACTGATGGTCTCCAGTTCGGGGAGACCCTTGCGTGGTACAACGGGCACCTCTGA